One Vicia villosa cultivar HV-30 ecotype Madison, WI unplaced genomic scaffold, Vvil1.0 ctg.006661F_1_1, whole genome shotgun sequence genomic window carries:
- the LOC131643031 gene encoding 3-hydroxy-3-methylglutaryl-coenzyme A reductase 1-like, whose translation MDVQQRIPNAVVSSAPSGKSSKTKNEKHDSQSHPSLYLTNAVFFGLFFSVAYFLLHRWREKIRTSTPLHVLTISEMIALVSLIASFFYLMAFFSIGFILHPFAASSDVHYDEEDEVEAEIAKSITTGSCLAGVAPPLQPKTTSPVTVHLSSDDEEVVQAVVSGSIPSYSLESKLGDCRRAAAIRNQAVERVTGRSLEGLPLENFDYDSILGQCCEMPIGFVQIPVGVAGPLLLDGKEFTVPMATTEGCLVASTNRGCKAIYVSGGASAVVLRDGMTRAPVVRFNSAKRASQLKFFLEDPRNFDSLAHTFNKSSRFARLQNIKATIAGKNLYTRFTCSTGDAMGMNMVSKGVQNVLDFLQCDFPDMDVIGISGNFCSDKKAAAVNWIEGRGKSVVCEAVIKEEVVKKVLKTSVESLVELNMLKNLTGSAMAGALGGFNAHASNIVSAIYLATGQDPAQNVESSHCMTMMEAVNDGKDLHVSVTMPSIEVGTVGGGTQLASQSACLNLLGVKGASKESPGSNSRQLATIVAASVLAGELSLMSAIAAGQLVKSHMKYNRSSKDVTKIAS comes from the exons ATGGATGTTCAGCAGCGAATCCCTAACGCCGTCGTATCTTCAGCTCCCTCCGGCAAATCTTCAAAAACGAAAAACGAAAAGCATGATTCACAATCACACCCTTCACTCTACTTAACAAACGCGGTTTTCTTCGGCCTCTTCTTCTCCGTCGCGTACTTTCTTCTTCACCGGTGGCGCGAGAAGATCCGAACCTCTACTCCTCTACATGTACTCACAATCTCCGAGATGATAGCTCTAGTTTCCCTCATCGCTTCATTTTTCTATCTTATGGCTTTCTTTAGCATTGGCTTCATTCTTCATCCCTTCGCCGCTTCCAGTGACGTTCACTATGACGAAGAAGACGAAGTAGAAGCAGAGATTGCTAAAAGTATAACCACCGGTTCATGCCTCGCCGGAGTTGCACCTCCGCTACAACCGAAAACTACCTCGCCGGTGACGGTGCACCTTTCATCCGATGATGAGGAGGTTGTCCAGGCAGTAGTTTCAGGATCAATTCCGTCTTACTCACTTGAATCCAAACTCGGAGATTGCCGGCGTGCGGCGGCGATTCGCAACCAAGCGGTGGAGAGAGTTACCGGAAGGTCACTTGAAGGTTTACCGTTGGAAAATTTTGATTACGATTCTATCCTAGGACAGTGTTGTGAGATGCCGATCGGATTTGTTCAGATTCCGGTGGGAGTTGCAGGTCCTCTGTTGCTCGACGGGAAAGAGTTCACGGTTCCGATGGCAACCACCGAAGGCTGTTTAGTCGCAAGCACTAATAGAGGTTGTAAAGCGATTTATGTTTCCGGTGGTGCATCTGCTGTTGTCCTCCGTGATGGCATGACTAGAGCTCCTGTTGTTAGATTCAACTCTGCCAAAAGAGCCTCTCAGTTAAAGTTCTTTTTAGAAGATCCTCGGAATTTCGATTCCCTGGCTCACACTTTCAACAA GTCGAGTAGATTTGCGAGATTACAGAATATAAAGGCTACTATAGCAGGAAAAAATTTATACACTAGGTTTACTTGCTCAACTGGTGATGCAATGGGGATGAACATGGTATCAAAAGGTGTACAAAACGTACTTGATTTTCTTCAATGCGATTTTCCAGATATGGATGTTATTGGTATTTCCG GAAATTTTTGCTCAGACAAGAAAGCGGCGGCAGTGAATTGGATTGAAGGGAGAGGAAAATCTGTGGTGTGTGAGGCTGTAATTAAGGAAGAGGTGGTGAAGAAAGTGTTGAAGACTAGTGTGGAGTCTTTGGTTGAGCTTAACATGTTAAAGAATCTTACTGGTTCAGCCATGGCGGGTGCTCTTGGTGGATTCAATGCACATGCTAGTAATATTGTTTCAGCTATTTACTTGGCTACAGGTCAAGATCCTGCTCAGAATGTTGAGAGTTCTCATTGTATGACCATGATGGAAGCTGTGAATGATGGAAAAGACCTTCATGTATCTGTTACTATGCCTTCCATTGAG GTGGGGACAGTTGGAGGGGGCACACAACTTGCATCACAATCAGCTTGTTTGAATTTACTTGGTGTGAAGGGTGCTAGTAAAGAGTCACCGGGATCTAATTCAAGGCAACTTGCAACAATAGTAGCTGCTTCCGTCCTTGCCGGAGAGCTTTCACTCATGTCCGCAATTGCTGCTGGTCAGCTTGTAAAGAGCCACATGAAATACAACAGATCTAGTAAAGATGTCACCAAAATTGCTTCATGA